A region from the Lemur catta isolate mLemCat1 chromosome 7, mLemCat1.pri, whole genome shotgun sequence genome encodes:
- the LOC123641606 gene encoding olfactory receptor 52H1 gives MIIFNLSNYNPGPFILMGIPGLEQFHVWIGIPFCIIYIVAVMGNCILLYLIAVERSLHEPMFFFLSMLAMTDLILSTTTMPKTLSIFWLGAREITFPGCLTQMFFLHFSTALDSAILMAMAFDRYVAICSPLRYTTILTPKTIIKIVMGIAFRSFCIILPAVFLLTRLPFCRIRIIPHTYCEHIGVARLACADISINIWFGFCVPVMTATSDVILIAVSYTLILCAVFHLPSREARQKALGTCGSHVCVILMFYTPAFFSILAHRFGHNISRTFHIMFANLYIVIPPALNPIVYGVKTKQIRDKVIHLFSTKGTE, from the coding sequence ATGATCATTTTCAACTTGAGCAATTACAACCCAGGACCCTTCATTCTGATGGGGATCCCAGGGCTGGAGCAATTCCATGTGTGGATTGGGATTCCCTTCTGCATCATCTACATCGTAGCTGTCATGGGAAACTGCATCCTTCTCTACCTCATTGCAGTGGAGCGTAGCCTTCATGAACCcatgttcttctttctctccatgcTGGCCATGACTGACCTCATCTTGTCCACAACTACTATGCCTAAAACACTCAGTATCTTTTGGCTGGGGGCTCGAGAAATCACATTTCCAGGGTGTCTTACACAAATGTTCTTCCTTCACTTTAGCACTGCCCTGGATTCAGCCATTCTGATGGCCATGGCATTTGATCGCTACGTGGCCATCTGTTCTCCCTTGAGGTACACCACCATCTTGACCCCCAAAACCATCATCAAGATTGTCATGGGCATTGCCTTTCGAAGCTTCTGCATCATTCTGCCAGCGGTATTTTTGCTGACACGCCTGCCTTTTTGCAGGATACGCATCATACCACACACATACTGTGAACACATAGGTGTTGCCCGGCTCGCCTGTGCTGATATCTCCATCAACATCTGGTTTGGCTTTTGTGTTCCCGTCATGACAGCCACCTCAGATGTGATCCTCATTGCTGTGTCCTACACCCTCATCCTCTGTGCTGTCTTTCACCTCCCCTCCCGAGAAGCCCGCCAGAAGGCCCTTGGCACCTGTGGTTCTCATGTCTGTGTCATCCTCATGTTCTATACACCTGCCTTTTTCTCCATCCTTGCCCATCGCTTTGGACACAATATCTCCCGCACTTTCCACATCATGTTTGCCAACCTGTACATTGTTATCCCCCCTGCACTCAACCCCATTGTTTATGGAGTGAAGACCAAGCAGATCAGAGATAAGGTCATACATTTGTTTTCTACTAAGGGTACGGAATGA